One region of Priestia megaterium genomic DNA includes:
- the rsmH gene encoding 16S rRNA (cytosine(1402)-N(4))-methyltransferase RsmH translates to MFNHTTVLLKEAAEGLNIKPDGVYVDCTLGGAGHSEYIVKQLSEKGKLIAFDQDDVALENAKEKLAPYLDRVILIKSNFRYLKEQLMKHGIEEVDGVLFDLGVSSPQLDTPERGFSFHHEAPLDMRMDQNSKFSAYNVVNEWPYEKLVKIFFQYGEEKFSKQIARKIEAYRESKPIETTLELVDLIKDGIPAPARRTGGHPAKRIFQAIRIAVNDELQVFEDAIEQAMDVIKKGGRVSVITFHSLEDRICKVAFKNASTVPQLPHGLPVIPEEFKPKMKVITRKPILPSEEEVEENKRARSAKLRIVEKLV, encoded by the coding sequence ATGTTTAATCACACAACTGTTTTGCTTAAAGAAGCAGCGGAAGGCTTAAATATTAAGCCGGATGGAGTATATGTCGACTGCACGCTTGGCGGAGCAGGTCATAGTGAATATATCGTAAAACAGCTATCAGAAAAAGGGAAATTAATTGCGTTTGATCAAGACGATGTTGCTCTTGAAAATGCAAAAGAAAAATTAGCCCCGTATCTAGACAGAGTTATTCTAATCAAAAGTAATTTTCGCTATTTAAAAGAGCAGCTAATGAAACATGGAATTGAAGAAGTAGATGGAGTATTGTTTGACCTAGGCGTCTCGTCTCCTCAGTTGGATACACCAGAGCGAGGGTTCAGCTTTCATCATGAGGCCCCGCTTGATATGCGCATGGATCAAAACTCAAAGTTTTCTGCGTACAACGTAGTAAATGAATGGCCTTATGAAAAACTTGTAAAAATCTTTTTCCAATACGGAGAAGAAAAGTTTTCGAAACAAATTGCCCGCAAGATTGAAGCATATCGAGAGTCTAAACCAATTGAAACAACGCTAGAGCTGGTTGATCTTATTAAAGATGGTATTCCAGCACCAGCTAGACGAACGGGCGGACATCCGGCAAAACGGATTTTCCAGGCTATTCGCATTGCTGTAAATGATGAGCTTCAAGTATTTGAAGATGCAATTGAACAGGCCATGGATGTAATCAAAAAAGGTGGACGTGTAAGTGTTATTACCTTCCATTCACTTGAAGACCGAATTTGTAAAGTAGCGTTTAAAAATGCAAGCACGGTTCCGCAGCTTCCTCATGGACTGCCGGTTATTCCAGAAGAATTTAAACCTAAAATGAAAGTCATCACAAGAAAACCTATTTTACCTTCAGAAGAAGAGGTAGAAGAAAATAAGCGCGCGCGTTCGGCAAAGCTTCGAATTGTTGAGAAATTAGTCTAA
- the ftsL gene encoding cell division protein FtsL produces MNNAAYKVREQDQQQKQQKTVRQVVRKTKRKITVGEKIVYSGFVALMLFGSVQIISNQSSLYSISEEVQSLDGKIDKQEAKNNELKLQVTELSAYDRIWTKAKELGLKLNENNVKVVND; encoded by the coding sequence ATGAACAATGCAGCATACAAAGTAAGAGAGCAAGACCAGCAGCAGAAGCAGCAAAAGACGGTACGTCAAGTTGTTCGAAAGACAAAAAGAAAAATCACGGTTGGTGAAAAAATTGTGTATTCTGGGTTTGTCGCACTCATGCTGTTTGGGTCTGTGCAAATCATTTCAAATCAATCTTCGCTTTATAGCATCAGTGAAGAAGTGCAATCACTCGATGGAAAGATTGACAAGCAAGAAGCAAAAAACAATGAGTTAAAATTACAGGTAACAGAGTTAAGTGCATACGATCGTATTTGGACAAAAGCAAAAGAACTTGGACTAAAATTGAATGAAAATAACGTAAAAGTCGTTAACGATTAA
- a CDS encoding UDP-N-acetylmuramoyl-L-alanyl-D-glutamate--2,6-diaminopimelate ligase, whose product MDLRELLTHLHDFVQLPEQNIDITSIEMDSREVKPGALFICIDGYTVDGHSFAQMAVEKGAVAILAEKPVDVEVPVVRVKSTKRAMAVLADAFYNQPTQKMHLIGVTGTNGKTTITHLIEHIFKSQHKKTGLIGTIEIRIGDTSYDVKNTTPESLTLQKTFNQMVEENVEVAMMEVSSHALDLGRVHGCDFDVAVFSNLTQDHLDYHHTMEDYRRAKGLLFAQLGNAYNHNRPKFAVLNVDDAATEEYIKNTAATVITYGIDRESDIRATNIQITNSGTTFDLTTPTETVSVEMKLIGKFSVYNVLAATAACLVSGLPLSVIVEEIKVLEGVSGRFEVVDAQQDFTVIVDYAHTPDSLENVLKTVKEFAKRNIYVIVGCGGDRDRTKRPIMARIAAEYSTQAILTSDNPRSEDPLAILKDMEEGLDTDNYVTIADRAEAIRYAVETAHADDVIVIAGKGHETYQIIGKKVFDFDDREVARKMIEERK is encoded by the coding sequence ATGGATTTACGAGAACTACTAACACATTTACATGATTTTGTTCAGCTTCCTGAACAGAATATTGATATTACGTCAATTGAAATGGATTCAAGAGAAGTTAAGCCCGGAGCATTGTTCATTTGTATAGACGGCTATACGGTTGATGGTCATAGCTTTGCACAGATGGCTGTGGAAAAAGGGGCAGTAGCAATCTTAGCAGAAAAGCCTGTGGATGTAGAAGTGCCCGTTGTACGCGTGAAGAGTACAAAGCGAGCAATGGCAGTGCTGGCGGATGCTTTCTACAATCAGCCCACACAAAAAATGCATTTAATTGGTGTAACAGGCACAAATGGAAAAACAACGATTACACATTTAATTGAGCATATCTTTAAATCACAGCATAAAAAGACGGGTCTAATTGGAACGATTGAAATTCGTATTGGTGATACGTCTTATGATGTGAAAAACACAACGCCTGAATCGCTGACTCTTCAAAAAACATTTAATCAAATGGTGGAAGAGAATGTAGAAGTAGCGATGATGGAAGTATCATCTCACGCGCTTGACTTAGGACGCGTACACGGGTGCGACTTTGACGTGGCGGTATTTAGTAACTTAACGCAAGATCACCTCGACTATCATCATACAATGGAAGATTATCGTCGTGCGAAAGGGTTGCTATTTGCACAGTTAGGAAATGCTTATAACCATAATCGTCCTAAATTTGCTGTTCTTAATGTCGATGATGCGGCAACCGAGGAATATATTAAAAACACGGCTGCTACAGTGATTACGTACGGTATTGACCGTGAAAGTGATATTCGTGCAACGAATATTCAAATTACAAACAGCGGCACAACGTTCGATTTGACAACACCGACAGAAACGGTTTCTGTAGAAATGAAGCTTATTGGGAAATTTAGCGTCTACAACGTATTAGCGGCTACGGCTGCATGTTTAGTATCTGGTCTCCCTCTGTCAGTTATTGTCGAGGAAATAAAAGTGTTAGAAGGTGTGTCTGGGCGTTTTGAAGTGGTTGATGCGCAGCAAGATTTTACGGTTATCGTGGATTATGCCCACACGCCGGACAGCTTAGAGAACGTGTTAAAAACTGTAAAAGAATTCGCAAAACGCAATATATATGTTATTGTTGGTTGTGGCGGAGATCGAGATCGTACAAAACGACCAATCATGGCTCGGATTGCAGCTGAATACAGTACACAAGCTATTTTGACATCTGATAATCCACGAAGTGAAGATCCATTGGCTATTTTAAAAGATATGGAAGAAGGTTTGGATACAGATAACTATGTGACGATTGCTGATCGTGCAGAAGCTATTCGCTATGCAGTGGAAACAGCGCATGCAGATGATGTTATTGTCATTGCTGGAAAAGGGCACGAGACCTATCAAATTATTGGTAAAAAAGTATTCGATTTTGACGATCGAGAAGTAGCACGCAAAATGATTGAGGAGCGAAAGTAG
- a CDS encoding stage V sporulation protein D, giving the protein MRVSGVTVRKRLAIVLFVGFIVFLIIDTRLGYVQLLTGDTLTEKAKDLWSRNIPFEPERGKILDRNDVALATNKSAPTVLVMPRQVENPAVTAEKLAKVLGASKEKVYEQITKASSSVYLRPEGRKISHAKANEVRNLNLKGVYIAEDSKRYYPFGSYLSHVLGFAGVDNQGLTGLELYYDKELKGQKGSVKLYSDAKGKKMPNIADDYTAPVDGLDLRLTIDSRVQTIMERELDNAQTAYNPDGMIAIAMNPKNGEILGMSSRPGFDPTDFKNVKPEVYNRNLPIWSVYEPGSTFKIITLAAALEEKKVDLLKDQFYDDGAAEVGGARLRCWKKGGHGQQSFLEVVQNSCNPGFVELGERLGKEKLFKYIKEFGFGQKTGIDLQGEAKGILFPLERVGPVEQATTAFGQGVAVTPIQQVAAVSAAVNGGTLYEPYIAKEWVDPTTGKVVSSHKPVAKRKVISEETSKQVRFALESVVAQGSGKGAFVEGYRVGGKTGTAQKAQNGKYLKNNHIVSFIGVAPADNPEIVVYVAVDNPKGTIQFGGVVAAPIVGKMIEDSLRVMDVKPRKGQIEKELTWLDTPMIKVPNVVGMSKKELQEQLLNLKLDVSGEGDKVVKQSPAAGTKVKEGETVRIYMGK; this is encoded by the coding sequence ATGCGGGTATCAGGAGTCACAGTTCGTAAAAGGCTAGCCATTGTTTTGTTTGTCGGTTTTATTGTGTTTTTGATTATTGATACAAGGCTTGGATATGTACAGTTGCTGACTGGGGATACGCTAACTGAAAAAGCCAAAGACTTATGGAGTCGGAATATTCCTTTTGAACCTGAAAGAGGAAAGATACTAGATCGCAATGATGTGGCACTTGCTACAAATAAAAGTGCACCGACCGTTTTAGTTATGCCAAGACAAGTTGAAAATCCAGCTGTTACGGCTGAAAAGTTAGCAAAAGTGCTGGGAGCATCAAAAGAAAAAGTATATGAACAAATAACAAAAGCTTCTTCTAGCGTATATTTGCGTCCTGAAGGAAGAAAAATTTCACATGCGAAAGCAAATGAAGTGCGAAATTTAAATTTAAAAGGCGTATATATAGCTGAGGATTCGAAGCGGTACTATCCGTTTGGAAGTTATTTGTCGCATGTATTAGGCTTTGCGGGAGTAGATAATCAAGGGTTAACGGGCCTTGAATTATATTATGATAAAGAGCTAAAAGGACAAAAAGGTTCAGTTAAATTGTATTCTGATGCTAAAGGTAAAAAGATGCCCAATATAGCCGATGACTACACAGCGCCTGTGGACGGGCTCGATTTGAGATTGACCATTGATTCACGTGTGCAAACAATCATGGAGCGTGAGTTGGATAATGCTCAGACAGCTTATAATCCAGATGGTATGATTGCCATTGCTATGAATCCTAAAAACGGTGAAATTTTAGGTATGTCAAGTCGTCCGGGCTTTGATCCGACGGATTTTAAAAATGTGAAGCCTGAGGTGTATAATCGCAATCTTCCAATCTGGAGCGTATATGAGCCCGGATCAACGTTTAAGATTATTACACTGGCAGCTGCTCTTGAAGAAAAGAAAGTGGATTTACTAAAAGATCAATTCTACGATGATGGGGCGGCGGAAGTTGGAGGAGCGAGACTTCGCTGCTGGAAAAAAGGGGGACACGGACAGCAGTCTTTTTTAGAAGTTGTACAGAACTCATGTAACCCTGGTTTTGTGGAGCTTGGGGAACGTTTAGGAAAAGAGAAATTGTTCAAATACATTAAAGAATTTGGCTTTGGTCAAAAAACAGGTATTGATTTACAAGGGGAAGCAAAAGGAATTTTGTTCCCGCTTGAGCGCGTAGGGCCGGTTGAACAAGCTACAACAGCTTTTGGGCAAGGGGTTGCCGTTACGCCTATTCAACAAGTAGCTGCTGTTTCCGCAGCCGTAAACGGTGGAACACTTTATGAACCTTATATTGCAAAAGAGTGGGTGGATCCAACTACCGGAAAAGTTGTAAGCAGTCATAAACCGGTTGCTAAGCGAAAAGTTATTTCCGAGGAAACGTCTAAGCAAGTGCGTTTTGCTCTTGAAAGTGTAGTCGCACAAGGAAGCGGAAAAGGAGCTTTTGTGGAAGGGTACCGCGTTGGAGGAAAGACGGGTACGGCGCAGAAAGCTCAAAATGGAAAGTATTTAAAAAATAATCACATCGTTTCTTTTATCGGTGTTGCACCAGCAGATAACCCTGAAATTGTCGTGTATGTTGCGGTTGATAATCCAAAGGGCACCATTCAGTTTGGTGGAGTGGTAGCAGCTCCGATTGTAGGTAAAATGATTGAAGACAGTTTGCGTGTGATGGACGTTAAACCGCGTAAAGGACAAATTGAAAAAGAGTTAACGTGGCTGGACACACCAATGATAAAAGTACCAAATGTCGTAGGAATGTCAAAAAAAGAGTTACAAGAACAGCTACTTAATTTAAAATTAGATGTGAGTGGCGAAGGAGATAAAGTGGTCAAGCAGTCTCCTGCAGCCGGAACGAAAGTTAAAGAAGGCGAAACGGTTAGAATTTATATGGGAAAATAA
- the mraY gene encoding phospho-N-acetylmuramoyl-pentapeptide-transferase — translation MLEQSILLTIGVAFLITVVLSPIFIPFLRRLKFGQSIRDEGPKSHQKKSGTPTMGGIMILLSIIVATLIMVNQYAELTYKTFLLLFVTIGFGLLGFLDDFIKVVLKRNLGLTSKQKFLGQVVISIIFYFIARQFEFSTEVTIPGIKDPIDLGWFYVVFLIIWLVGFSNAVNLTDGLDGLVSGTSAIAFGAFAVLAWNAEQFELSIFSVAVVGAVLGFLVFNAHPAKVFMGDTGSLALGGAIATVAVLMKMEFLLVIIGGVFVIETLSVIIQVASFKTTGKRVFKMSPLHHHYELSGWSEWRVVMTFWAVGLLFAMLGIYIEVWI, via the coding sequence GTGCTAGAACAATCAATTTTATTGACAATCGGCGTAGCCTTTTTGATTACGGTTGTATTGTCGCCGATTTTTATTCCCTTCTTAAGAAGATTAAAGTTTGGTCAAAGTATTCGTGATGAAGGCCCGAAATCTCACCAGAAAAAATCAGGTACACCTACAATGGGCGGTATCATGATTTTATTATCTATTATTGTGGCAACTCTTATTATGGTCAATCAATATGCAGAACTTACATATAAGACGTTTCTATTATTATTTGTCACAATCGGATTTGGTTTATTAGGATTTTTAGATGATTTTATAAAAGTAGTGTTAAAGCGTAACCTTGGATTAACATCTAAACAAAAGTTTTTAGGTCAGGTTGTCATTTCAATTATTTTTTACTTTATTGCAAGACAGTTTGAGTTTTCAACTGAAGTGACGATTCCAGGAATTAAAGACCCAATCGATTTAGGTTGGTTTTATGTTGTTTTCCTCATCATCTGGCTTGTTGGTTTTTCAAACGCGGTCAACTTAACGGATGGATTAGACGGACTTGTATCTGGTACAAGTGCGATTGCTTTTGGTGCATTTGCAGTTCTCGCCTGGAATGCAGAGCAGTTTGAACTATCTATTTTCTCAGTTGCTGTAGTAGGAGCTGTGTTAGGATTTTTAGTTTTTAATGCCCATCCTGCAAAAGTATTTATGGGAGATACGGGTTCTTTAGCGCTAGGAGGAGCTATCGCTACGGTGGCTGTCTTAATGAAAATGGAATTCTTGCTTGTTATTATTGGTGGTGTGTTTGTTATTGAAACATTATCTGTTATTATTCAAGTCGCATCTTTCAAAACAACAGGAAAACGTGTGTTTAAAATGAGCCCGCTTCATCACCATTACGAGCTAAGCGGCTGGTCTGAATGGCGCGTAGTTATGACTTTTTGGGCTGTAGGACTATTATTTGCAATGCTTGGAATTTATATCGAGGTGTGGATTTAA
- a CDS encoding penicillin-binding protein: MTTPRKNSNISTGAAILILIFALLFFVLAIRFFYIQATGKADGEALAEIAQKQHTRTSKIEGQRGTIYDRNGEAIAQDTGAYTVVAILDKKQTKDKDHPQHVVDPEKTAQKLAPLLKMDESKIESMLTRGIKRGTFQVELGPGGRDIDNVLKQKIEKLNLPGITFLRDSKRFYPNGVFASSILGYAQKDDTGKIVGKMGIEKVFDKQLSEEDGYVKYEAAKNGIKLPDPKESIVAPKNGDSVTLTIDEKIQTFLEDAMTAAAKEYKPEELMATVVNPKTGEILAMSNRPSFDPNIRDITSYRNPFVENSYELGSTMKIFTLAAAIDAGVYNGEDRYQSGSYKVTKNSVPINDHNGGVGWGAITFNEGIQRSSNVAVAILANEKLGTDRLYKYLDKFGFMDKTGIDLPNEASSKLVTKYPRDRVTTAFGQASAFTPIQEIQAATAIANDGKMMKPYVIKQVVDETNKKTIKKTKPTVVGQPISKKAANETLGILETVVSSDDGTGKPYAIEGYDVAGKTGTAQIPGPTGGYLHGHGKNFISFMGFAPAKDPKLLVYVAVKNPTLTPQETGTAPLTAVFNPVMKNSLQYLGVEPQKTDEDGKETKEKKVDSEIKLKSYVNESVDSTVKDLKQKGLVPVVIGKGDTVESQSPTSDTIVTGQRVFIKTNGKATMPDLTGFSHRDVIRFSEFVNVRPSALENGYVVSQSIKAGDPLKAGTYLKVELETPKEFSSTLNKLKETEKSESDSKKDDKQLD, from the coding sequence ATGACTACGCCAAGAAAAAATAGCAATATTAGTACAGGAGCAGCAATATTAATTTTAATATTTGCATTGCTCTTTTTTGTATTAGCCATCAGGTTCTTTTACATCCAAGCGACGGGCAAAGCAGACGGAGAAGCTTTAGCCGAAATTGCACAAAAACAGCATACGCGAACGTCTAAAATTGAAGGACAGCGCGGTACGATTTACGATCGAAATGGAGAAGCAATCGCCCAAGACACGGGTGCTTATACGGTTGTGGCGATTTTAGATAAAAAACAAACAAAAGATAAAGATCACCCGCAACATGTGGTAGACCCAGAAAAGACGGCTCAAAAATTAGCCCCGTTGTTGAAGATGGACGAATCGAAAATTGAAAGCATGTTAACAAGAGGAATTAAACGTGGTACCTTCCAAGTAGAACTTGGCCCAGGCGGACGTGATATTGATAACGTGCTAAAGCAAAAAATTGAGAAGCTAAATCTCCCGGGCATCACGTTTTTACGCGATTCGAAGCGCTTCTATCCAAACGGTGTATTTGCCTCAAGTATTTTAGGATATGCACAAAAAGATGATACGGGTAAAATCGTAGGGAAAATGGGAATTGAAAAAGTATTTGATAAGCAGCTTTCTGAAGAAGATGGATATGTAAAATACGAAGCTGCTAAAAACGGAATTAAGCTTCCGGATCCAAAAGAGTCAATTGTAGCTCCTAAAAACGGAGACAGCGTTACGCTTACGATTGATGAAAAAATTCAAACGTTTTTAGAGGATGCGATGACAGCTGCTGCTAAAGAATATAAACCAGAAGAGCTAATGGCAACGGTAGTGAATCCGAAAACCGGTGAAATTTTGGCGATGTCAAACCGACCTTCATTTGATCCAAATATTCGTGATATCACTTCTTATCGCAATCCGTTTGTTGAAAACAGCTATGAGCTTGGTTCAACGATGAAAATCTTTACGCTAGCAGCCGCGATTGATGCAGGCGTTTATAACGGCGAAGACCGCTATCAGTCGGGATCTTATAAAGTAACGAAAAACAGCGTTCCGATTAACGATCACAACGGCGGAGTCGGCTGGGGAGCTATTACATTTAATGAAGGAATTCAAAGGTCTTCAAATGTAGCGGTTGCCATTTTAGCCAACGAAAAATTAGGTACCGACCGTTTGTATAAATACTTGGACAAGTTTGGCTTTATGGATAAGACGGGAATTGACTTGCCAAATGAAGCTTCTAGCAAGTTAGTGACGAAGTACCCGAGAGACCGCGTAACCACTGCGTTTGGACAGGCGTCTGCTTTTACGCCTATTCAAGAAATTCAAGCGGCTACTGCGATTGCAAATGACGGGAAAATGATGAAGCCTTACGTGATTAAACAAGTAGTCGATGAAACAAATAAGAAAACAATTAAGAAAACAAAACCTACCGTAGTAGGCCAGCCTATTTCTAAAAAAGCAGCGAACGAAACGCTAGGTATTTTAGAAACCGTTGTTTCTTCTGATGATGGAACAGGCAAACCTTACGCGATTGAAGGATACGATGTCGCTGGAAAGACGGGAACAGCTCAAATTCCTGGGCCTACCGGAGGTTACCTGCATGGACACGGGAAAAATTTCATTTCCTTTATGGGCTTTGCACCTGCTAAGGATCCAAAGCTCCTTGTCTATGTAGCCGTTAAAAATCCAACTCTCACGCCTCAAGAAACGGGTACTGCGCCGCTTACAGCTGTATTTAATCCGGTGATGAAAAATAGTCTGCAGTATTTAGGAGTGGAGCCTCAAAAAACGGATGAAGACGGAAAAGAAACGAAAGAAAAGAAAGTGGATTCAGAAATCAAGCTTAAATCTTACGTTAATGAATCAGTTGATAGTACCGTGAAAGACTTAAAACAAAAAGGGCTTGTTCCTGTTGTAATAGGTAAAGGAGATACGGTAGAAAGCCAATCACCGACTTCTGATACCATTGTCACTGGTCAACGCGTGTTCATTAAGACAAACGGAAAAGCCACAATGCCTGATTTAACAGGTTTTTCACATCGTGACGTTATTCGCTTTAGTGAATTTGTCAACGTTCGACCTAGCGCACTTGAAAATGGTTATGTTGTAAGTCAAAGTATTAAAGCAGGAGATCCGCTAAAAGCAGGAACGTACCTGAAAGTGGAACTTGAAACGCCTAAAGAATTTTCAAGCACGTTAAATAAGCTAAAAGAAACGGAAAAAAGTGAATCTGACAGTAAAAAAGACGATAAGCAACTTGACTAG
- the murD gene encoding UDP-N-acetylmuramoyl-L-alanine--D-glutamate ligase has translation MKSVNTYQGKQVLILGLAKSGLAAAQLVKQLGAKVVVNDQKPYEENAAAQELEKTGIEVVCGHHPLELLDKADVIVKNPGIPYSNVLLQEALKRHIPILTEVELAYEISEAPFIGITGSNGKTTTTTLIYKMLEEDQKQPLIAGNIGTVACEVAQKATKDNVIVTELSSFQLMGIEKFRPKISLLLNLFDAHLDYHGTKEEYIKAKANLFNNQTSEDFAVINADDELVMKASANIKATKVPFSVTAQTTEGAYIKNETIFFKDEEVMSLKDVVLPGKHNQENILAAVSVVKLYGCSNEAIYSVLTTFAGVKHRVQYVTTINKRKFYNDSKATNMLATKVALSAFSQPTILLAGGLDRGNEFDDLKEEFKNVKAVITFGETAPKIERVAKEEGIQIVKRVDNVKQAVSEAYACSDEEDVILLSPACASWDQFKTFEERGDIFIESVHKLK, from the coding sequence ATGAAATCAGTCAATACGTATCAAGGTAAACAAGTACTTATTTTAGGATTAGCCAAGAGCGGTTTAGCAGCCGCTCAGTTAGTTAAACAGCTTGGTGCTAAAGTAGTCGTTAATGATCAAAAACCGTACGAAGAGAACGCAGCAGCACAGGAATTAGAAAAAACGGGCATTGAAGTTGTCTGTGGACATCATCCGCTTGAGCTTTTAGACAAAGCGGATGTTATTGTAAAAAACCCTGGGATTCCGTATTCAAATGTTCTATTGCAAGAAGCATTAAAGCGACATATTCCGATTTTAACAGAGGTAGAATTAGCTTATGAAATTAGCGAAGCTCCTTTTATCGGAATTACGGGAAGCAATGGGAAGACAACAACAACAACGCTCATTTATAAAATGTTAGAAGAAGATCAAAAGCAGCCGTTGATTGCTGGAAATATTGGAACAGTAGCTTGTGAAGTGGCGCAAAAAGCAACAAAGGACAATGTAATTGTAACGGAGCTTTCTTCTTTTCAGCTGATGGGAATTGAAAAATTCCGTCCGAAAATCTCTTTATTATTGAATTTGTTTGATGCTCACTTAGACTATCATGGTACAAAAGAGGAATATATCAAAGCGAAAGCAAATCTCTTTAACAATCAAACAAGTGAAGACTTTGCCGTTATTAATGCGGATGATGAGCTAGTGATGAAAGCTAGTGCAAATATTAAAGCGACAAAAGTACCTTTTTCTGTTACAGCTCAAACGACAGAAGGAGCGTATATTAAAAACGAAACGATTTTCTTTAAAGATGAAGAAGTGATGTCGTTAAAAGATGTGGTGCTGCCAGGCAAACATAATCAAGAAAATATTTTAGCAGCTGTATCCGTTGTGAAGCTGTACGGCTGTTCAAATGAAGCTATCTACTCCGTGCTCACAACGTTTGCTGGTGTTAAACACCGCGTTCAATATGTCACGACAATCAACAAACGTAAGTTTTATAATGACTCTAAAGCTACAAATATGCTTGCTACAAAAGTAGCTCTTTCCGCTTTTTCACAGCCGACGATTCTACTTGCAGGCGGACTCGATCGCGGCAATGAGTTTGATGATTTAAAAGAAGAGTTTAAAAATGTGAAAGCTGTTATTACGTTTGGTGAAACGGCTCCTAAAATTGAACGCGTAGCCAAAGAAGAGGGAATACAAATTGTAAAACGTGTCGATAATGTTAAACAAGCAGTTTCAGAAGCATATGCTTGTTCAGATGAAGAAGATGTTATTTTATTATCTCCTGCTTGTGCAAGCTGGGATCAATTTAAAACTTTTGAAGAACGTGGTGACATCTTTATTGAATCTGTGCATAAACTGAAATAA